Genomic window (Vibrio coralliirubri):
TGAGCATCCGATAGCGCTCCGGTAGACGTTTCTGCATGCACAAATGCAACAGCAACAGCATCGGGGTTTTCTGCCAATGCTTGTTCTACCTTTTCAACTGAAACGGGCTTGCCCCACTCGTCATCAACAAGGATGGCTTCGCCACCACAGCGCACCACGTTTTCTCGCATACGCTCACCGAAGACACCGTTACGACAAACAATCACCTTTTCACCAGGCTCAATCAAGTTAACAAAACAGGTCTCCATACCCGCACTGCCCGGTGCAGAAACGGCAATCGTAAATTCGTTTTCAGTCTGAAAAGCGTATTTAAGAAGTTGTTTAAGCTCATCCATCATCGCAATAAACAGCGGATCTAGGTGACCTATGGTTGGACGGCTCAAAGCCTGTAGCACTTGAGGTGAGATATCAGAAGGACCAGGCCCCATTAACGTTCGGTGTGGTGGATAAAAGCTATCGATAGCAGTAGTGAGTGTTAAATTAGACATGTACATCCCTTACGTTAATGTTGTGAACAATCCACCCTAAAGCAAATTGATTACCTCAGCAATTAGCCATAAGTATTGAGGTCAAACCACTGTCACATAATTGTTAAAATTATTTTTCAATTATCTCAAGTTACGGATTGACATTGTTACCACAAAAACGTTCAATGAAACGGCTATCTAGCAGAAGAGGAGCACTGCCCAGGCAGATGTTTTGTGGAACCGCATTTCCAATACAAAACATTTATGGGGAGCAGTGCCGAGATAATAAAAGTATGCAGGACCTTTATTATCGGTTGAGCGGGCTGAATCCCGTCAACTGTCGCCATTTCTATATGGTGAAGAGCTTCTGAGGTTACTATTCTAATAATTCCTCTCTTTTTGCTCTAAAACTCTCTTCGAAAAACATCGGACGTTGGATTACCCAACCGTAATTTTATTTTAGGAAGTCGTGGGAGATATATCGTGAGTGCATCTAATGTAGCTGGTTCTTTTAATGTCGCTAAGTTTGGTGGAACAAGTGTTGCCAACTTTGAAGCAATGAGCCGTTGTGCTGCTATTATTGAAAACAACTCAAACACGAAACTGGTCGTGAGTAGTGCATGCTCTGGTGTCACTAACTTGCTGGTTGAACTGGCAAATGGTGTTCAAGACAAAGCTCGTCGTCAGGAACTAATGGCGCAATTAGCGGACATTCATAACGCAATTCTTGACCAACTCGCAGACCCAATCAGCATCGAAAAAGAAGTTCACAGCATTCTTGATGACATTGCGAGCGCTGCAGAGGCTGCATCATTCCAAACAAGCACTAAACTGACGGATCACCTTGTCGCATGTGGCGAGTTGATGTCGACACACATCTTGGCTCAGATCATCTCTGAACGAGGCACTCCTGCTGTTCGCTTTGATATCAGAGATGTGATGCGTACTAATGATGATTTTGGTAAAGCCGAACCTCAACTAGAAGATATTGCCACTCTAGCGCAAGAGAAACTTATTCCACTTTGCCAACAACAAGTTGTCGTGACCCAAGGTTTTATCGGTGCTGATAGTGAAGGCAACACCACGACTTTAGGCCGCGGTGGCAGTGATTACTCAGCAGCACTGATTGCCGAATCTGTACAGGCGATTGGTCTAGAAATCTGGACGGATGTTCCGGGTATTTACACCACTGACCCTCGTATTGCACCTAAAGCCTCTCCTATCCCAGAGATCAGCTTCAGTGAAGCATCGGAAATGGCAAACTTTGGTGCGAAGATCTTGCACCCATCAACTCTAGTACCTGCACTACGCCACCAAATACCGGTATTTGTCGGCTCTTCTAAAGCACCAGAGTTAGGTGGTACTTGGATTCGTCAACAAGTTGA
Coding sequences:
- the lysC gene encoding lysine-sensitive aspartokinase 3, with the protein product MSASNVAGSFNVAKFGGTSVANFEAMSRCAAIIENNSNTKLVVSSACSGVTNLLVELANGVQDKARRQELMAQLADIHNAILDQLADPISIEKEVHSILDDIASAAEAASFQTSTKLTDHLVACGELMSTHILAQIISERGTPAVRFDIRDVMRTNDDFGKAEPQLEDIATLAQEKLIPLCQQQVVVTQGFIGADSEGNTTTLGRGGSDYSAALIAESVQAIGLEIWTDVPGIYTTDPRIAPKASPIPEISFSEASEMANFGAKILHPSTLVPALRHQIPVFVGSSKAPELGGTWIRQQVESSPLFRALALRCNQTMVTLRSANMFHAYGFLAKVFEILAKHKISVDLITTSEISVSLTLDQTDTSGGAPELPEAARLELEELCSVDIEHDLCLVALIGNNMSESKGYAKQVFGTLEDFNLRMICYGASPHNLCFLLDESVSKLAIQKLHQELFE